The window CGTGACCGGGGTCGAATACCTGGGCAGTGAAACCTATGTGCACCTGGATAGCGGGCAGGACGAGCCACTGATCTGTCGCTGTGAAGTCAACGCCGGATGGCAGACAGGCGATCGGGTCGAACTGCAACTGGACATCGACAAGATCCACCTGTTCGACAGCGACGGCACGGCATTGCAGCGCCACCCGCAAGCCATTGAATCCGTGCCCGATGACCTTTCTCTACGCTCAATCCGAGCAAACGCCCTATGACCTTGTCTTTGAATACCCCGAGCGATCCCATGTCTTCGACCCTTGACCTTGCGCAGCGCGCACTGGCTGCCAGCCAAGCTCGCGTCATCGAGGACTATCGACCCGGTTATCATATTTCTCCGCCGGCAGGCTGGATGAACGACCCGAACGGGGTCGTGTACTTTCGTGGCGAGTACCACGTGTTCTATCAGCATCACCCCTTCGACGCGAAATGGGGGCCGATGTATTGGGGCCACGCCAAGAGTGCCGACCTGGTTCATTGGCAGCACCTGCCCATTGCGCTGGCACCCGGCGATGACTGCGACCGTGACGGCTGTTTTTCCGGTAGCGCGGTGGTGTGTGGCGATACCCTGGCCCTGATCTACACCGGGCACACTTGGCTGGGGGAAGTGGGTGACGAGCGTTTCATCCGTCAAGTGCAGTGCCTGGCGACCAGTACCGATGGCATCCGCTTCGTCAAACACGGCGCGGTGATCGACAGCGCGCCGCAAGACACCATCATGCACTTCCGTGACCCAAAGGTCTGGCAGGCGGATGACTATTGGTACCTGATTGCCGGCGCACGTCTGGGCGATCTGCCGCTGCTCCCGCTGTACCGTTCCACGGATCTGCACGCCTGGGAGTTCCTGAACTATGTGTCTGGCGGCAGGGAGGGCGATGGCTATATGTGGGAGTGCCCGGATCTGTTCCGACTGAACGGACGCGATGTGCTGCTGTACTCTCCTCAAGGCATGCCATCCCAAGGTTACGAACGGCTCAACAAGTACCAGACGGGTTACCGTGTGGGTCGACTGGACAACCAATGGAATTTCACTGGCGGGCCTTTTATCGAGCTGGATAACGGCCATGATTTCTATGCCGCGCAGACGCTGTTGGCCGCCGATGGTCGGCGCCTCGTATGGGCATGGCTGGACATGTGGGAAAGCCTGATGCCGAGCCAGGCCCATCACTGGTGCGGCATGCTCGGATTGCCACGCGAACTTGAACTGTGCGCCGATCGCCTTTGCGTGTATCCGGCACGGGAGCTCAGCGCACTGCGAATGACGCTATTGCCGGGTACGCCGTGGTGGGGAGAGTCGGGAGCCCGCTGGGTACCGGAAGTGAATGGCGATATGCTCGAAATCCATGTGCATCTGGATCTGCTCGGCTGCACTGACGGCCACTTGGGAGTCGCCTTGCGGTGCAGCGATGATGGCCGTGAAGAAACCCTGCTCTACTATGATGCGTCACTGCAGCGCCTGGTGCTTGACCGCAACCGCTCGGGTACGCAAGTCACAGGCCAGCGCAGCGTCTCGATAGACCCGACACAAGAGCGACTGGAACTGCGCGTGTTTCTCGACCGGTCATCCATCGAAGTGTTCGATGAAAACGGTCGCTTCAGTCTCAGCAGTCGCCTCTATCCGCGCTCCGACAGTCTCGGCGTGAAACTTGTGGCAAGCGGAAGTGGCGGGCGTGTTTCGATCCCCAGGGCATGGCCGCTCGGTTCAGGATGGTCATGAGGGTCGTCATTCGGGTCGCGAGAAGCCCGGGCCCTGTGTCATGATCCTGCGTCAACCTGACCGGCCGCACTTCGCATGACTTCAGTGAAAGACGTTGCACAGCTGGCCGGCGTGTCCCTGATGACGGTTTCTCGAGCGCTCAATACTCCGGAAAAGCTGAGCCCCGAAACCCTCCTACGGGTGCGTCGCGCCATTGATGAACTGCAATTCGTACCCAGCCTGTCAGCGCGCAAGATGCGCGGTGACAACCTCCAGTCGCGAACCATCGGTGTGTTCGCGCTGGACACCGCGACCACACCCTTCGCGGTCGAGTTGCTGCTGTCCATTGAGCAGACCGCGCAGCAAGCCGGCTGGAATGTCTTTATCCTCAACCTGCTGAGCAATCCGCCCACCGACCAGAACATCGACCTGATGCTGTCGCACCGTCCGGACGGCTTGATCTTCAGCGCCATGGGGTTTCGCCAGGTATGTATTCCCGAGCGATTGAAGAGCAAGCCTCTGGTGCTCGCCAATTGTCTGGCAGATGACAGCCGCCTCGTCAGCTATGTGCCGGACGACGAAATGGGCCAGTACCGCGCCGTACACCACGCGTTGAGCCTCGGCTATAAGCGTCCTCTGTGTATCAATCTGCCGAAACAGAGTCTGGCATGGGGGCTGCGACAAAAAGGTCTGCAGCGTGCCTGTCAGGCATTCGGCCTGGCGCCTGAAACGCTCCTGCAGTACGACCTTTCCGATCATGATGCCTACAGTGAAACAGCCGCTATCCTCGACCGGCATGTCATCGATGGTCGTCCCCAATTCGATATTTTGATCTGTGGCAACGACCGCATTGCCTTTTGTGCCTATCAGTTGCTGTTGGGGCGTGGCCTGAAAATTCCCGACGATGTCGCCGTCCTCGGCTATGACAACATGATCGGCATTGCCGAGTTGTTCATCCCGCCGCTGACCACCGTGCAACTGCCGTACTACGAGATTGGTCGCAACGCTGCACGACATCTGATCGAGACCCTTGAGCTGTCGGGAACTCAGCGAGTTGACTGTCCACTGGTGGTCAGGACATCACTATGAGAGTGAGTCAGTTCGCTGATAGCGCTCCCGATGGCTTTCGATTTGGCGAGTGGAATCAGAAATCAACCGTCGCTGAAAGCAGATAGGTTCTCGGTGTCGACAACGTCAGCCCCGGCTCACTGTCGTCCGAAGCGCCGGCAGAACTCCAATAGCGCTTGTCCAGCACGTTCTCGACATTGGCGCGCAGGGTGATGGTTTTCTCATCGACCTTGAAGGCGTATCGCGTACCCACGTCAAAGCGCTCCCAGGAATCGATTTCCTTGTCGTTCGACTGATCCAGATATTGCGAGCTGGAATAGAGGCCGCGTCCGGTCAACGTCAGGCCCTGTACGTTCGGCACATCCCATTCCGCCCCCAGATTGACGTTGTACTTCGGCGTCGCCGGCGCGCGGTTGCCATCGAATGTGCCGTTGGTGGTCCGGGTCAACTCACTGTCGATGTACATCACGCCGCCGAGCAAGCGAAAGCCTTTCAGCGGCTCACCGAACACGCTCAACTCAACCCCGTCGTTCTGCCGTTTGCCGTTCGGGCCGAACACCCGCGTCGTGGCGTTGGTTTCGTACGCCGGCTGTTTGATGCGGAACACCGCGGCAGTGAGGGCATATGAACCGGCATCGTACTTGGCGCCGACTTCGACCTGGCGGCTGATGAACGGCGGGAAGATCTCGTCCTCGTTTATCGACGTCGAAGGCGCGATCTTGCCCTGGCTCAAGCCTTCCATGTAGTTGGCGTACAGCGACAACTTGTCCGTTGCCTTGAACAGAATGCCACCCGAGGGCGAAACCTTTTCCTCGTCGTAGGCGGTATCGCCTTTTACATCATCGCTCCAGTCGTCGACCTTGACCCGTTGCCAACGGGCGCCAAGGGTCAGCAACAGGCGATCATCAAAGAAGCCGAGAGTGTCGGACAACGCTACGCCACTGAAGCGGTTCTCGGTGTAGACCTTGGCGTCATAGCGCGTT of the Pseudomonas sp. Seg1 genome contains:
- a CDS encoding LacI family DNA-binding transcriptional regulator, with the translated sequence MTSVKDVAQLAGVSLMTVSRALNTPEKLSPETLLRVRRAIDELQFVPSLSARKMRGDNLQSRTIGVFALDTATTPFAVELLLSIEQTAQQAGWNVFILNLLSNPPTDQNIDLMLSHRPDGLIFSAMGFRQVCIPERLKSKPLVLANCLADDSRLVSYVPDDEMGQYRAVHHALSLGYKRPLCINLPKQSLAWGLRQKGLQRACQAFGLAPETLLQYDLSDHDAYSETAAILDRHVIDGRPQFDILICGNDRIAFCAYQLLLGRGLKIPDDVAVLGYDNMIGIAELFIPPLTTVQLPYYEIGRNAARHLIETLELSGTQRVDCPLVVRTSL
- a CDS encoding sucrose-6-phosphate hydrolase — encoded protein: MTLSLNTPSDPMSSTLDLAQRALAASQARVIEDYRPGYHISPPAGWMNDPNGVVYFRGEYHVFYQHHPFDAKWGPMYWGHAKSADLVHWQHLPIALAPGDDCDRDGCFSGSAVVCGDTLALIYTGHTWLGEVGDERFIRQVQCLATSTDGIRFVKHGAVIDSAPQDTIMHFRDPKVWQADDYWYLIAGARLGDLPLLPLYRSTDLHAWEFLNYVSGGREGDGYMWECPDLFRLNGRDVLLYSPQGMPSQGYERLNKYQTGYRVGRLDNQWNFTGGPFIELDNGHDFYAAQTLLAADGRRLVWAWLDMWESLMPSQAHHWCGMLGLPRELELCADRLCVYPARELSALRMTLLPGTPWWGESGARWVPEVNGDMLEIHVHLDLLGCTDGHLGVALRCSDDGREETLLYYDASLQRLVLDRNRSGTQVTGQRSVSIDPTQERLELRVFLDRSSIEVFDENGRFSLSSRLYPRSDSLGVKLVASGSGGRVSIPRAWPLGSGWS